The following proteins come from a genomic window of Rutidosis leptorrhynchoides isolate AG116_Rl617_1_P2 chromosome 10, CSIRO_AGI_Rlap_v1, whole genome shotgun sequence:
- the LOC139873393 gene encoding general transcription and DNA repair factor IIH subunit TFB1-1-like: MTSNIKPASDGQSNRVTFSLTPEMIHQIFAEKPAVRQAYLSFVPRKMKEKEFWTKYWKAQFIHSNKISLLLLQRLLKMRI, translated from the exons ATGACTTCAAATATTAAACCAGCATCTGATGGTCAGTCAAACCGAGTAACATTTAGCCTAACACCAGAAATGATTCACCAG ATATTTGCTGAGAAGCCGGCAGTGCGACAGGCATATCTAAGTTTTGTACCTAGGAAG ATGAAGGAAAAGGAGTTTTGGACCAAATACTGGAAAGCACAATTTATCCACAGTAACAAAATATCGTTGCTGCTGCTGCAGAGGCTGCTGAAGATGAGAATTTAG